A single Sphingopyxis chilensis DNA region contains:
- a CDS encoding NUDIX hydrolase, with protein sequence MTDAASPTAPPEVLPDGAIPAATLVIMRPSECGGADEILMVKRSTKMAFAAGAVVFPGGRVDPDDYHVARLYGFRIDEADGAARVAALRETLEETGLAVGWPELREGEVAEVRRALLGGTLLSDILTARGDRIALESFVPFARWCPNFKEARTFDTRFYAVAAPPHGHELTVEEAEHSHIFWASAEATLAMADRGEVSVIFPTRRNLERIAQAADFAGFSSHSRQFPVELVTPWIEDRDGQSHLCIPSHLGYPVTSEPFDRVRRG encoded by the coding sequence ATGACCGACGCAGCTTCGCCGACCGCACCGCCCGAAGTCTTGCCCGACGGCGCCATTCCCGCGGCGACGCTGGTCATCATGCGCCCGTCGGAATGTGGCGGAGCCGACGAGATATTGATGGTCAAGCGTTCGACGAAAATGGCATTCGCGGCCGGCGCCGTCGTGTTTCCGGGGGGACGCGTCGATCCCGACGATTATCACGTCGCGCGCCTCTACGGCTTCAGGATCGACGAGGCCGACGGCGCCGCGCGTGTCGCCGCGCTGCGCGAGACGCTCGAGGAAACGGGGCTGGCTGTCGGCTGGCCGGAACTGAGGGAAGGGGAGGTCGCCGAGGTGCGGCGGGCGCTGCTCGGCGGGACGCTGCTTTCGGATATCCTGACGGCGCGCGGCGACCGAATCGCCCTGGAATCCTTCGTTCCCTTCGCGCGCTGGTGCCCCAATTTCAAAGAAGCCCGGACGTTCGACACGCGATTTTATGCCGTCGCGGCGCCGCCCCACGGCCATGAATTGACGGTCGAAGAGGCCGAGCACAGCCATATCTTCTGGGCGAGCGCCGAAGCGACGCTGGCGATGGCCGATCGGGGCGAGGTATCGGTGATCTTTCCGACCCGGCGCAATCTTGAACGCATCGCGCAAGCCGCCGATTTTGCGGGTTTCTCGTCCCATTCGCGTCAGTTTCCTGTCGAGCTGGTGACGCCATGGATCGAGGACCGCGATGGGCAAAGCCATCTCTGCATTCCGAGCCACCTCGGCTACCCCGTGACGAGCGAGCCCTTCGACCGCGTTCGGCGCGGATAA
- a CDS encoding carbon-nitrogen hydrolase family protein, with amino-acid sequence MDASSPAPLAALIQMTSGIDPDANLATIDRAMAEVAARGAVMAFLPEMSLLLDRDRVRSGGHIVREADSRWPSALQALAQKHGIWLHSGSMPLLADDGERRVNRSHVIAADGGIRARYDKIHMFDVTLPSGENWRESAAYEGGNRLVVVDTPLGRMGLSICYDLRFPELYRALADRGATIIAIPAAFTVSTGEAHWHVLMRARAIETQCHVVAAAQYGSHADGRQTYGHSVAIDPWGMILADAEAKQAVAQKGYALALAPIDAAAAERARQAIPLAQSRTVRNVAP; translated from the coding sequence ATGGACGCTTCCTCGCCTGCACCGCTTGCCGCGCTGATCCAGATGACGAGCGGCATCGACCCTGACGCGAACCTGGCGACGATCGACCGCGCGATGGCCGAGGTCGCGGCGCGCGGGGCGGTCATGGCCTTCCTTCCCGAAATGTCGCTGCTGCTCGACCGCGACCGCGTGCGGTCGGGCGGCCATATCGTCCGCGAAGCCGACAGTCGCTGGCCCTCCGCGCTGCAAGCTTTGGCGCAAAAGCACGGGATATGGCTGCATTCGGGATCGATGCCCCTGCTCGCCGACGACGGCGAACGGCGCGTCAACCGCAGCCATGTCATTGCCGCCGACGGCGGCATCCGGGCGCGCTATGACAAGATCCACATGTTCGACGTCACGCTGCCTTCGGGCGAGAACTGGCGCGAATCGGCGGCCTATGAGGGTGGGAACAGGCTGGTTGTCGTCGATACGCCGCTCGGACGGATGGGCCTCAGCATCTGCTATGACCTGCGCTTTCCCGAACTCTATCGTGCGCTGGCCGATCGCGGCGCGACGATCATCGCCATCCCGGCCGCCTTCACCGTATCGACCGGCGAGGCGCATTGGCATGTGCTGATGCGCGCGCGAGCGATCGAAACGCAATGCCATGTCGTGGCGGCCGCGCAATATGGCTCGCATGCCGACGGCCGGCAAACCTATGGCCACAGCGTCGCAATCGATCCCTGGGGCATGATCCTTGCCGATGCGGAAGCGAAACAAGCCGTGGCGCAAAAGGGCTATGCGCTGGCGCTCGCGCCCATCGACGCGGCAGCCGCCGAGCGCGCCCGTCAGGCGATTCCGTTGGCGCAATCGCGGACGGTGCGGAACGTCGCCCCCTGA
- a CDS encoding M16 family metallopeptidase, with translation MSYSPPRHPLRFGHSLFLSGAAALLLVPLTASAQDSSPTATAQNAAKNADWLYAGSDIPRDTAWQFGVLPNGVRYAVRNNGVPPGQVSIRVRMDVGSMFETEDERGYAHLLEHLTFRGSEHIPDGEAKRIWQRFGVTFGSDSNAQTTPTQTVYQLDLPSVTPANLDEGMKLLSGMIREPRISELAVAAERGVVMAELRESDGPQKRIADATNAHLFAGQLLGDRSPIGTTASLGKASATSVGAFHDRWYRPDRAVVVISGDGDPAEFARLIAKYYGDWQADAPNPVAPDFGKPDPKQPAALEIVEASQPLALTLAMVRPWKKRIDTVANTRRLYLEYLAQALVNRRLENRARTGGSYLVATVEQQYVSRSADVTMASIVPLNDWKAALADVRGVIADAVKTPPSQADIDREMNEIEAFLLKELENARNEPGARLADDMVRAVDIGETVTSPQGQVDMFKAIRASATPQVMLDISKAIFSAPVTRVVLTTPTSAGGNAAVLAALKAPVAARDDRLTAVKADFGQLPGFGQPGAIVSTTPILGLRAERVEFSNGVTALISNNKVEPGKVRVNVRFGTGNRSVAADAPNLLWTGDYALVASGIGPWGQNEIDKLTNGRQIQMNFAIDDDAFELSAESRPADLADQMRLIAGKLAVPRWDPAPVERLRIGYLTGYDLNDATPNAVLDRNLRGWLTNNDARWAAPDKAQIEALTPAAFRAFWEPRLASGPIEVQIFGDLETVDYKKILAETLGALPSRKTLAPPSGQRVAFAKHVSEPDIAYHRGEQGQAAAMTAWPTGGGLASPRDARGLEILAAIFNDRLFDRLRAEQGASYGPVVDSHWPTGFDTGGYLLVGSLLAPKDLDRFYSIAKDIAADLVTKPVGADELARNAGPIREQVARASTGNVYWMFLLEGATRDPRVAAAALSIQDDISAVTAADVQRLARQYLTPERQWSLAILPKGMTLADASALDDAPAAVGGR, from the coding sequence ATGTCCTATTCTCCCCCGCGCCATCCGCTTCGCTTCGGCCATTCGCTTTTTCTTTCCGGTGCCGCGGCACTGCTTCTCGTGCCGCTTACCGCAAGCGCGCAGGACAGCAGCCCGACCGCGACGGCCCAGAACGCGGCGAAGAACGCCGACTGGCTCTATGCGGGCAGCGATATCCCGCGCGATACCGCGTGGCAGTTCGGTGTGCTTCCCAACGGCGTGCGCTATGCCGTGCGCAACAATGGCGTGCCGCCGGGGCAGGTGTCGATCCGCGTGCGCATGGACGTCGGTTCGATGTTCGAAACCGAGGACGAGCGCGGCTATGCGCATTTGCTCGAACATCTGACCTTCCGCGGATCGGAGCATATCCCCGACGGCGAAGCGAAACGCATCTGGCAACGGTTCGGCGTCACCTTCGGCAGCGATTCGAACGCGCAAACGACGCCGACGCAAACTGTGTACCAGCTCGACCTGCCCAGCGTCACGCCGGCCAATCTCGACGAAGGCATGAAATTGCTGTCGGGCATGATCCGCGAACCGCGCATCTCCGAACTGGCGGTTGCCGCCGAACGCGGGGTGGTGATGGCCGAACTGCGCGAATCCGACGGCCCGCAAAAGCGGATCGCCGATGCGACCAACGCGCATCTCTTCGCCGGCCAGCTCCTCGGCGACCGTTCGCCGATCGGCACCACGGCCTCGCTCGGCAAGGCGAGCGCGACCTCGGTCGGTGCCTTTCACGATCGCTGGTACCGCCCCGACCGGGCGGTGGTCGTTATCTCCGGCGACGGCGACCCGGCGGAATTCGCGCGGCTGATCGCCAAATATTACGGCGACTGGCAGGCGGACGCGCCGAACCCGGTCGCTCCCGATTTCGGCAAGCCCGACCCGAAGCAGCCCGCGGCGCTCGAGATTGTCGAGGCAAGCCAGCCGCTCGCGCTGACCCTAGCGATGGTGCGGCCGTGGAAGAAGCGCATCGATACGGTCGCAAACACGCGGCGGCTCTATCTCGAATATCTGGCCCAGGCGCTCGTTAACCGCCGGCTCGAAAATCGCGCGCGCACGGGCGGCAGCTATCTCGTCGCGACGGTCGAGCAGCAATATGTCAGCCGCAGCGCCGACGTGACGATGGCGTCGATCGTGCCCCTGAACGACTGGAAGGCCGCGCTCGCCGACGTCCGCGGGGTGATCGCCGACGCCGTGAAGACGCCGCCGTCGCAGGCCGATATCGACCGCGAGATGAACGAGATCGAGGCGTTTCTGCTGAAGGAACTCGAAAATGCCCGCAACGAACCCGGTGCGCGGCTTGCCGACGACATGGTGCGCGCGGTCGACATCGGCGAAACGGTAACGAGCCCGCAAGGGCAGGTCGACATGTTCAAGGCGATCCGCGCCTCGGCGACGCCGCAGGTGATGCTCGACATCAGCAAGGCGATCTTTTCGGCGCCCGTGACGCGCGTCGTGCTGACGACGCCGACCTCGGCGGGTGGCAACGCTGCGGTGCTGGCCGCGCTGAAGGCGCCGGTGGCGGCGCGCGACGACCGGCTCACGGCGGTCAAGGCCGATTTCGGGCAATTGCCCGGGTTCGGCCAGCCGGGTGCGATCGTTTCGACGACTCCCATTCTGGGCTTGCGCGCCGAGCGGGTCGAATTTTCCAACGGCGTCACGGCGCTGATTTCGAACAACAAAGTCGAACCGGGCAAGGTCCGCGTCAATGTGCGCTTTGGCACCGGCAATCGCAGCGTCGCGGCCGATGCGCCCAACCTCCTGTGGACCGGCGATTATGCGTTGGTCGCGAGCGGGATCGGCCCATGGGGGCAGAATGAGATCGACAAGCTGACCAACGGACGCCAGATTCAGATGAATTTCGCGATCGACGACGATGCGTTCGAACTGTCCGCCGAAAGCAGGCCCGCCGACCTTGCCGATCAGATGCGCCTGATCGCGGGCAAGCTGGCGGTTCCCCGCTGGGATCCCGCACCGGTCGAGCGGCTGCGTATCGGCTACCTCACCGGATACGACCTCAACGATGCGACGCCCAACGCGGTGCTCGACCGCAACCTGCGCGGCTGGCTGACGAACAACGACGCCCGCTGGGCCGCGCCCGACAAGGCGCAGATCGAGGCGCTGACGCCGGCCGCCTTCCGCGCCTTCTGGGAACCGCGCCTTGCGAGCGGGCCGATCGAAGTGCAGATTTTCGGCGACCTCGAAACGGTCGATTACAAGAAGATCCTCGCTGAAACACTGGGGGCGCTGCCGTCGCGCAAGACCCTGGCACCGCCGAGCGGCCAGCGGGTCGCGTTCGCCAAGCATGTGTCCGAACCCGACATCGCTTACCACCGCGGCGAGCAGGGACAGGCCGCGGCGATGACGGCATGGCCCACCGGTGGCGGCCTCGCCAGCCCGCGCGACGCGCGCGGGCTCGAGATACTCGCGGCGATCTTCAACGACCGGTTGTTCGATCGCCTGCGCGCCGAACAGGGGGCCAGCTATGGCCCGGTCGTCGACAGCCACTGGCCGACCGGTTTCGACACCGGCGGTTATCTTCTGGTCGGTAGCCTGCTCGCGCCGAAGGATCTCGACCGCTTCTATTCCATAGCGAAGGATATCGCCGCCGACCTGGTGACGAAGCCCGTCGGCGCCGACGAGCTGGCGCGCAATGCGGGTCCGATCCGGGAACAGGTCGCGCGGGCTTCGACGGGGAACGTCTATTGGATGTTCCTGCTCGAAGGCGCGACGCGCGATCCGCGCGTCGCCGCCGCGGCGCTGTCGATCCAGGACGATATTTCGGCGGTCACCGCCGCCGACGTCCAGCGGCTCGCGCGGCAATATCTGACCCCCGAACGGCAATGGTCGCTGGCGATCCTGCCCAAGGGCATGACCCTTGCCGATGCGTCGGCGCTGGATGACGCGCCCGCAGCAGTGGGCGGGCGTTAG
- a CDS encoding cation:proton antiporter domain-containing protein translates to MVSETETSAIGNALVVLGAAGVVIPAFARFRISPVIGFILVGLLVGPSGLGMLAGDYPWLKHVTIASTEDIALFAEFGIVLLLFSIGLELSFRRLWQLRKLVFGIGAAELIFGGAILGSAILLFRDQPLTSAYGLGIALALSSTALVLPIAGTKSAVGRASFSMLLFEDLALVPIIFILAALSPAASGDSAELLLTTLWQGALVVAALAIGGWFLLPKIFAQAARAKDPELFLAASLLVVIVAALATAAVGLSPIVGALLAGLMIAETEYHEEVETITAPFKGLALGVFLISVGMGLNLQTIASQWPSLIMAVVGVVLVKAVVTAALLRFAGAARRGTAAEVGLLMSSPSETTLIVLATALQAQLISRDTAEFWQLVTAIGLTITPLLARVGHDVARRIEMRSGDAQDEETPEDRTVIVGFGRVGHTVAELLREHGRPYVAVDADIDTVAAARRDGFSVRFADVARPGSLDKLGIEHAKAIVLTMDDPVQQLRMTRQLRRKYPNLPIISRARDADHAAALYQAGASDAVPETLESSLQLAEAVLIDLGVAMGPVIASIHDVRAKMRHDIMTKGKLDHEPRIRTTKRPIAGNETA, encoded by the coding sequence ATGGTATCCGAAACAGAAACCTCCGCCATCGGCAACGCGCTCGTGGTCCTCGGCGCGGCGGGCGTCGTCATTCCCGCGTTCGCAAGATTCAGGATCTCGCCGGTAATCGGCTTCATCCTCGTCGGCCTTCTCGTCGGTCCGTCGGGGCTCGGGATGCTGGCGGGCGATTATCCGTGGCTGAAACACGTCACGATCGCCTCGACCGAGGATATCGCGCTGTTCGCCGAATTCGGCATCGTGCTGCTTCTCTTCTCGATCGGGTTGGAACTCTCGTTCAGGCGCCTCTGGCAACTGCGCAAGCTCGTCTTTGGTATCGGTGCCGCCGAACTGATCTTCGGCGGCGCGATTCTGGGCTCGGCGATCCTGTTGTTCCGCGACCAGCCGCTCACATCGGCTTACGGCCTCGGCATCGCCCTCGCGCTCTCCTCGACCGCGCTCGTGCTCCCGATCGCGGGAACCAAGTCGGCTGTGGGCCGGGCCTCCTTCTCGATGCTGCTGTTCGAGGATCTGGCGCTCGTTCCGATCATCTTCATCCTCGCCGCGCTATCCCCCGCAGCGTCGGGCGACAGCGCCGAATTGCTGCTGACAACGCTGTGGCAGGGGGCGCTCGTCGTCGCGGCGCTTGCTATCGGCGGCTGGTTCCTGCTCCCGAAGATCTTTGCGCAGGCAGCGCGCGCGAAGGATCCCGAGCTGTTCCTCGCCGCAAGCCTGCTCGTCGTCATCGTCGCCGCGCTCGCGACCGCCGCGGTCGGCCTGTCGCCGATCGTCGGTGCGCTGCTCGCGGGGCTGATGATCGCCGAAACCGAATATCACGAGGAGGTCGAAACGATCACCGCCCCCTTCAAGGGCCTCGCGCTCGGGGTGTTCCTGATCAGCGTCGGCATGGGGCTCAACCTCCAGACGATCGCGAGCCAGTGGCCCTCCCTGATCATGGCGGTCGTCGGCGTCGTACTGGTCAAGGCCGTGGTCACGGCGGCGCTCCTGCGCTTCGCGGGCGCGGCGCGGCGCGGCACTGCGGCCGAGGTCGGCCTGTTGATGTCGAGCCCGTCCGAAACGACGCTGATCGTGCTCGCGACCGCCTTGCAGGCGCAGCTGATCAGTCGCGACACCGCCGAATTCTGGCAGCTCGTCACCGCGATCGGCCTGACGATCACGCCGCTGCTTGCGCGCGTCGGCCACGACGTAGCGCGGCGGATCGAGATGCGTTCGGGCGACGCGCAGGACGAAGAAACGCCCGAGGATCGCACGGTGATCGTCGGCTTTGGGCGCGTCGGCCACACCGTCGCCGAATTGCTGCGCGAACACGGCCGCCCCTATGTGGCGGTCGATGCCGATATCGACACGGTCGCGGCGGCGCGGCGCGACGGCTTCAGCGTGCGTTTTGCCGACGTCGCGCGGCCGGGCAGCCTCGACAAGCTCGGCATCGAACATGCCAAGGCGATCGTGCTGACAATGGACGATCCGGTGCAGCAGTTACGGATGACGCGCCAGTTGCGCCGGAAATACCCCAACCTGCCGATCATCAGCCGCGCGCGCGACGCCGACCATGCGGCCGCGCTGTATCAGGCGGGCGCCAGCGACGCGGTGCCCGAAACGCTCGAAAGCTCGCTGCAACTCGCCGAGGCGGTGTTGATCGACCTTGGCGTCGCAATGGGGCCGGTGATCGCGTCGATCCACGACGTCCGCGCCAAGATGCGCCACGACATCATGACCAAGGGCAAGCTCGACCATGAGCCGCGGATCCGCACGACCAAGCGGCCGATAGCCGGAAACGAGACCGCCTAA
- a CDS encoding autotransporter family protein, which yields MSPKHTLRPLFLSSAALVALGQTSAAFAQCVFTPTAGDDVHICDSGTSAGGLDDPDGNNQLTLPAGGTGTVAGDVTFGGGADAVTVNSGRIEGSVDQGNGDDSFSISAGTVTGQVQQGEGVDDFVMTGGEVDRLNQGGSMDTFLMTGGRIVDAFDDGDTARMTGGRIGRVNMKLADNLFDMSGGVIDRNLVAGFGNDTIILSDGTIGGNVSVSGGTDSVTITGGSVGGDVLLSAGTDSFVWDGGGIVHGMVDMGGDDDSARLANLTNANLGGSPRITGGVGTDALVFDNVTTGGVARFDGWEDVRATNDSELTFDGLLTLGDAGTGTGRFELDASSTIFGGGLQGGIVAFTAGERATLVNAGRIDLTNSGNAPGDSFTVGGDYVGNNGLLLIDTVLGDDASLSDKLVIDGGDASGTTGVTVINAGGTGAATQQNGILIVEAVGGATTASGAFALNHRVAVGAYEYFLFRGGTTAGTGENWYLRSTLPPAPEPETPPPPEPAPAPPVLTPPAPDPAPEPLPPEPPAPPPAPAPEPPPPPPEPTPDNPDPVDPAPPVTETDPPPAPTPAPEPAPEPEAPPPPPEPPAEPAPLPSPAPEVVVEPPTPGATPVIAEVVPLYRPEVAAFVASVPVAHHLASATLGTFHERRGEQALLRGGGALPATWGRVFAENSEIKWDGDVAPSLDGDLSGFQIGQDFAGFGEDGGTNVRLGAFVGRSSTDGSVRGGALGWNDLTVGQIDVKATSLAGYATLVGENGWYVDTVVMHSWFDGETSASSGEAIDIDGKGWTASIEAGYPLALSANWTLEPQAQLLWQQVKLDDRADSFSTIDFATGDVLTGRAGLRLQGGYGGFQPYLHASLWHGFSGDQTTRFGTDPIITDLGRTEAEFGAGLIARLGENVAVHVKGDYGFDADGPRSRRYGGTVGLTIRW from the coding sequence ATGTCCCCCAAACACACCCTCAGGCCCCTATTTCTGTCGTCCGCCGCCCTCGTCGCGCTGGGGCAGACCTCCGCCGCCTTTGCGCAATGCGTCTTCACGCCCACTGCCGGTGACGATGTCCACATCTGCGACAGCGGCACGTCCGCGGGCGGACTCGACGATCCGGACGGAAACAATCAGCTGACGCTCCCTGCCGGCGGCACCGGCACCGTCGCGGGCGACGTCACTTTCGGCGGCGGAGCCGATGCGGTTACCGTCAATTCGGGCCGGATCGAGGGTTCGGTCGATCAGGGCAATGGCGACGACAGCTTCTCGATCAGCGCGGGAACCGTCACCGGCCAGGTGCAGCAAGGCGAAGGCGTCGACGATTTCGTCATGACGGGCGGCGAGGTGGACCGGCTCAATCAGGGTGGTTCGATGGACACATTCCTGATGACCGGCGGCCGCATCGTCGATGCGTTCGACGACGGCGATACCGCGCGAATGACTGGCGGGCGGATCGGACGCGTGAATATGAAGCTCGCCGACAATCTCTTCGACATGTCGGGCGGCGTCATCGACCGCAACCTTGTCGCCGGTTTCGGCAACGACACGATCATCCTCTCGGACGGGACAATCGGCGGCAATGTCAGCGTATCGGGCGGCACCGACAGCGTGACGATCACCGGCGGGTCGGTGGGCGGCGACGTGCTGCTCAGCGCCGGCACCGACAGTTTCGTCTGGGACGGCGGCGGGATCGTGCATGGCATGGTCGACATGGGCGGCGACGACGACAGCGCGCGGCTTGCCAATCTGACCAACGCGAACCTCGGCGGGTCGCCGCGGATCACCGGCGGGGTCGGCACCGACGCGCTGGTCTTCGACAATGTCACGACGGGCGGTGTCGCACGCTTCGACGGCTGGGAAGATGTCCGGGCGACGAACGATAGCGAACTGACGTTCGACGGCCTCCTGACCCTCGGCGACGCCGGGACCGGCACCGGGCGCTTCGAACTCGACGCGTCGAGCACGATCTTCGGCGGCGGCCTGCAGGGCGGGATCGTCGCCTTCACCGCGGGCGAGCGCGCGACGCTGGTCAATGCCGGACGCATCGACCTGACCAACAGCGGCAATGCGCCGGGCGACAGCTTTACCGTCGGCGGCGACTATGTCGGCAACAACGGGCTTTTGCTGATCGATACCGTCCTCGGCGATGACGCGTCGCTCTCCGACAAGCTCGTGATCGACGGCGGCGATGCTTCGGGCACGACCGGCGTGACCGTGATCAACGCGGGCGGCACCGGCGCCGCCACGCAGCAGAACGGCATTCTCATCGTCGAGGCGGTGGGCGGCGCAACGACAGCGAGCGGCGCCTTTGCGCTCAACCACCGCGTCGCCGTCGGCGCCTATGAATATTTCCTGTTCCGCGGCGGCACGACGGCCGGAACCGGCGAAAACTGGTATCTCCGCTCGACATTGCCGCCGGCGCCCGAGCCCGAAACCCCGCCGCCCCCCGAACCCGCCCCCGCGCCGCCGGTGTTAACCCCGCCGGCGCCCGATCCCGCGCCCGAACCGCTGCCGCCCGAGCCGCCTGCCCCGCCGCCCGCTCCAGCGCCCGAGCCGCCACCGCCACCGCCCGAACCGACGCCGGACAATCCCGATCCGGTCGACCCCGCGCCGCCGGTGACCGAGACCGATCCGCCCCCGGCGCCGACGCCCGCGCCCGAGCCGGCGCCCGAACCCGAAGCGCCGCCGCCGCCGCCCGAGCCGCCGGCGGAACCGGCGCCCCTTCCCTCCCCGGCCCCGGAGGTCGTGGTCGAGCCGCCGACCCCCGGTGCGACACCGGTGATCGCGGAGGTCGTGCCGCTCTATCGTCCCGAAGTCGCGGCTTTTGTCGCGTCGGTGCCGGTGGCGCATCATCTCGCGAGCGCAACGCTCGGGACTTTCCATGAACGGCGCGGCGAACAGGCGCTGCTGCGCGGCGGCGGCGCGCTACCCGCGACCTGGGGGCGCGTCTTTGCCGAAAATAGCGAGATCAAATGGGATGGCGACGTTGCCCCGTCGCTCGATGGCGATCTCTCGGGCTTCCAGATCGGCCAGGATTTTGCAGGCTTTGGAGAGGATGGCGGCACGAACGTCCGTCTCGGCGCCTTCGTCGGACGCTCGTCGACCGACGGCAGCGTCCGCGGCGGCGCGCTCGGCTGGAACGACCTGACGGTCGGCCAGATCGACGTCAAGGCGACGAGCCTTGCCGGCTATGCCACGCTCGTCGGGGAAAACGGCTGGTATGTCGATACCGTCGTCATGCACAGCTGGTTCGATGGCGAAACCTCGGCCAGTTCGGGCGAAGCGATCGACATCGACGGCAAGGGATGGACCGCCTCGATCGAAGCGGGCTATCCGCTTGCCCTCTCGGCCAACTGGACGCTCGAACCGCAGGCGCAGCTCTTGTGGCAGCAGGTGAAGCTCGACGACCGGGCGGACAGCTTTTCGACGATCGACTTCGCGACCGGCGATGTGCTGACCGGGCGGGCCGGACTGCGGCTGCAGGGCGGGTATGGCGGCTTCCAGCCCTATCTCCACGCCAGCCTGTGGCACGGCTTCTCGGGCGACCAGACGACGCGCTTCGGCACCGACCCGATCATCACCGATCTCGGCCGTACCGAGGCCGAGTTCGGCGCTGGCCTGATCGCGCGCCTTGGCGAAAACGTCGCGGTGCATGTGAAAGGCGATTACGGCTTCGACGCCGACGGACCGCGCAGCCGGCGCTATGGCGGCACGGTGGGGCTGACGATCCGCTGGTAA
- a CDS encoding DUF4126 domain-containing protein — translation MGIVEILGVAGSLSLLAGWRLYLTILATGVAMRFGWLPLPEHLAALQILANPWVLGVAAVGTLAEFLADKIAWVDSIWDTVHSFVRPLGGALLALALVDASDPAWQVIAFLLGGGGALLSHGAKATTRAVVNVSPEPFSNAAVSTGEDLATGGLLALAIAYPPLAIVIAILLAVAAVVVIIALRRLLRNIKATLKRALGDEPPPAIDA, via the coding sequence TTGGGAATCGTCGAGATTTTGGGCGTCGCCGGCAGCCTCAGCCTCCTCGCCGGCTGGCGGCTCTACCTGACCATTTTGGCGACCGGCGTCGCGATGCGCTTCGGTTGGCTGCCGCTTCCCGAACATCTCGCGGCGCTGCAGATACTCGCCAACCCGTGGGTACTGGGCGTGGCAGCCGTCGGCACGCTCGCCGAATTCCTCGCCGACAAGATCGCGTGGGTCGATTCGATCTGGGACACCGTCCACAGCTTCGTCCGTCCGCTCGGCGGCGCGCTGCTCGCGCTCGCGCTGGTCGATGCGTCGGATCCGGCGTGGCAGGTGATCGCCTTCCTGCTCGGCGGCGGCGGCGCGTTGCTCAGCCATGGGGCGAAGGCGACGACGCGCGCGGTCGTCAACGTCAGCCCCGAGCCCTTCAGCAACGCCGCGGTCTCGACCGGCGAAGATCTCGCTACGGGCGGCCTGCTGGCGCTCGCGATCGCCTATCCGCCGCTGGCGATCGTCATCGCGATCCTGCTCGCGGTCGCCGCGGTCGTGGTGATCATCGCGCTGCGGCGCCTGCTGCGCAATATCAAGGCAACACTGAAGCGCGCGCTGGGTGACGAACCGCCGCCAGCTATTGACGCTTAA